AAAAATAGCCCTAGACCAGGCGCCTGACTCGGCTACCTGCACCACAACTGCCATTGGCAGCTATACGGCCGGCACCCGCATGCGGGCGCCGGCCGTGCGTCTCTCATAGCTCACCTCACTACGCTTATTTTTCCACGCTCTACATAAGGATGTGGATAAGTGGCGATCTTATGTGGATAACCATAGTCGATTGTGGATAAGTAGCGGGATAGTACGCGGGCAACATGTGTAGAAGCCAGGGCCTTGCCGCGAATTCCTGGCGCGCCCACGAATATGTGCAGAACTTTCCACAAAGCATTCGTTCAAATTCAGCGCATCTCAATCAGCCCCAGGCACGTTTTCCACCAATCCACATGCACCTACTAATACCGGCTAAATTCTCTCTACTCTTATAAACATGATCGGGGTTTCCTCAGAACACGGCTAACGCTATGCTGCGCACTGGTAAGTGTTCACAGTTATCCTGGTCCGAAACTGTAGTATACTTTGCGTATGACGCTCCTTGAGGAACATACACGCTTGCAAGCTGACCATGCCCAGCTGCAGACCGAGCATGCCGAACTCCGCGCCTTGGTCGTGCAACTGCACGCGCAGTTGGCTGCTGCGCAGCAGCGCATTGCTGAATTGGAGCAGCAGCACACTGACCCGCCGCCCTTTGTCAAGTCCAATCGTCCCAAATCCGCTGAACCCAAACCAAAGCGCAAGAAGCGTGCGCCACACCACAATCACGGTCGTAAGCGTATGACACCTACCCGTAGCGTTGCGCATGCGCTCGAACGCTGCCCCGACTGTGCCTATCGCTTGCAGGGCCACAGCCTCGATTATGCACGTGAGGTACTGGAACTGCCCGAACCGCAGCCCATCGAGGTCATTGAGCACCGCATCATCAAACGCTTCTGTCCGCACTGCAAACGCTGGCACAGCCCCAAGCTCGACCTGGACGGCGTGGTGCTCGGTCAGGGGCGCATCGGCGTGCGGATCGCCAGCTTGATTGCCTATCTGCGCACCACCTTGCGCTTGCCCATTCGGCGTATTCAGGCCTATTTGAGCAGCCTGCACCAGTTGCACCTCAGCACGGGTGAAATTGTCGAACTCCTGCATCAGCTCCGTCGCACGCTCCAAGACGAGCTGACCCAGCTCAAGCAGGCGGCGCGGGCGAGCCCGATCCTGCACGGCGATGAAACCAGCTGGCGTGAGAATGGGCAAAACGGCTATATCTGGGCCTTCTCGACGCCAGGCGACGACGCCATCCGTTATTATGAATATGACCACAGCCGCTCCCAAGTGGTGCTCAAGCGCATCTTGGATGGCAAGTTTCACGGGCACTTGGTGAGTGACTTTTATGGTGGCTACAACGCGTATGCGGGCAAGCATCAACGCTGCTGGACGCACCTGCTGCGTGATCTGCACGCACTCAAAGCGGCGCATCCGCAGGACACGGACGTGCTGGCATGGGCGCAGTCGGTGCGGGCGCTCTATGATCAGGCGCACACGTGGCTGGACAACCACCCGGAGCCGAGTCAGGCGGAGCGCGAGTGTGCGTATGTGGCGTTAACCAGTGGCAGCCATCAACTCGGGCTCCAGTACGCTAGAGCGTCCACGCATGCGTGCGGTGCGCTCGCCAAGCGGTTGCTGCGGCACGAAGATGAGCTGTTCCAGTTCGTGCTCATTGCGGGCTTGAGTGCGAGCAATAATCTGGCCGAACGCTCCATCCGTCCGCTGGTGGTTTGCCGCAAGATCGTGGTGGCTCGCGCAGCAAGGAAGGAACCAAGACGCGCATGGGGCTTGCCAGTTTATTTGAGACCTGGCAGGCGCGCAAGCTCAACCCCTTCGATGAGTGCCTCAAACGGCTCAAGGAATTGGCGTCCGCTCCTCGCGAAACTCCTTTACCCCAAATCTGAACAGTTACGCGCACTGCCATAGTTGACATATCGCGCAGGCACGGTATAATGTCTCCGGCGCCGAAGAACGGCAGATACTCGCTCAACCCCGCCAGGGCCGAGAGGCAGCAACGGTCGGTGAGTTCCTCTGGGTGTTCCGAGGCGCTATCATTTGCAAATACAGCGGCCGGCGCATATGCGCCGGCCGTTCTTTCTGCCGCAGCAAGGCTTACCAGGCCGGCTCAGAGGCCTGGTTCAGCTGTTAGCCGCTGCGCCCCCGGTCGGTAGCACTCGATCGCGCGGCGTCCAAGCTCGCGAATATCGTCGGCGATCTGTGGGTCGGCCAGCGCATCCCAGCTGAACCAACGCGCCGCACTGGCCTCGCGCTCCGAGGGCACAAGGCTGCCGCCAACCACTGCCGCAAAATAGATCAAGTCGATATGCTGGTGCCCAGGTGCAATATCTTCGAGCAGGATGCAGTGCGGCTGCGGTAGCATGCGGATCGCGCCGATCGCACGCCCCTGGCTAAGCAGCTCGACCTCCAGGCCCGACTCCTCGCGCACTTCACGCAGCGCCGCCACATCGGGTAGCTCGTTTGCGTCGATATGGCCGCCAGGTGGAAACCACTTGCCAAGCTTGCGATGCAGCAGCAAAAGCGTGCAACCATGCTGTACCACAAATGTGGTAGCCGTGAAGTCGCGCGTGATTGGCACCTGCGCCGATTCGGGTGCGGCTGGGAAAAGAGTCATATGAGTCGCGAACTGTAACGCATCTGCATAAATTATAACACCATCCGCACGACCAAGGTATGCTATACTAGCGCTCAGTCGCCCGATAGCGGTGCGCGAAATCGGCACAGCACCTGTCTCCAGATGCATTAATACGTTGAACCATGACGTATTCTTAGGAGGTCGTAGTTGGAAAGCCTCCGTATTCCAATTCTAAAAATTGGCGATGTTTTGATTGCTTCCATTCAGACGACACTCCACGACTCGTCTGCGGTGCAATTCAAAGACGACCTGCTTCAGCGCATATTCGAGACGCGTGCGCGTGGTTTGATCGTCGATCTCACGGCAGTCGAGGTTGTCGATAGTTTTATCGGTCGCCTGATCAGCGATATCGCGTCGATGGCCGGCTTGATGGGTACGCGGGTTGTTATCACTGGCCTGCAGCCCGCAGTAGCGATCACCCTGGTTGAGCTAGGGCTAGAGCTACCACAGGTTCTTACAGCGCTAAACCTCGAGAAGGGTCTGGCGGCACTTCAGCGTCAGATCGAGGAGAGTGGTGATGGCGCAAGGTAAAGCGGCAGTGATCCGTAGCGACCTTGATATCGTCATTGCCCGGACGCTAGCCCGCGATACCGCGAAGACTATGGGCTTTGGCGCTATCGATCAGGCGCGCATTGCAACAGCAGTGAGCGAACTGGCGCGTAATATCTTTCTCTACGCAGGCACCGGTATTGTCACAGTGCGCGAGATCGAGCGCACTGGCCGTAAGGGCATTGAGATCGTGTGTGAAGACCAGGGGCCTGGCATCGCAAACATCAATGTGGTGATGCAGGATGGTTATAGTACCTCGCGTGGCATGGGCATGGGTTTGCCTGGCGCCAAGCGGCTGATGGACGAATTCGAGATTCGCTCGCAAGAGGGCATCGGCACAACGATTACCTGCCGAAAGTGGCGTATGTAGCGCGGTTTGCTGCTGGCCCGCCGCCGCTGATCGCGCCTGCACGCAGGCTGCGCTTGGCGTATAACCGGTTAGTGCTCTATACACGGTCGCGCCGCCCACGGGTGTTGGGCGGTTTCTTTTTCCCCCCCCACCAGGGCGTACGAGCCTACGACACACGCAATAGCGCGTAGGGTAACTTCTTCCCCAGGCTTGTCACACCGGCGCCCCTGTGGCCGGCACAGCCTCGCCGTGCAGCGCCACGATTGCCTGGTCGGCGCTCCAGTAGATATTCGCCTCACCAACGCGCTCGAGCAGCCCCGTGCGCGCGAACATGTCTTGCACTGCCGGCTGGATGCCGCTGAAGCATACCTGGCCACCACGGTGGCGCTGCGCTTCAACGATCTGCTCAAGCGCCTGGATGCCCATGGCATCGATCAGCGGCACGCCACGCATGCTGATGATCAGCGTGCGCCAGTCGCCGGCGTTCTTCAAGGCCTCGAGCACCGTGCTCACACTGCCGAAGAACAGCGGCCCGGTCAGGTAGTAGATGTGGATCGACGCATCGGTATTGAGCAGGCGATGGCCGATCAGGCGCAGGCGCTCGAGGTCGACCGCCTCGTCGGTCACGCCGACGCTGCCGGCCGACTGGCGGATGTAGATCAGCGCCGAGATCGCGATGCCGATCAGAATCGCCTGCGTCAGGTCGAGCGCGACAGTGGCGACCATCGTCACCAGCATGCCCGTGATGGCGTGCTTGAGCCGTGCGCGGGCGAAGAAGCGGATCGACTCCCACTCGTTCATACGCCAGGCGGTGACCAGCAGCACGCCGGCCAGCGCTGCCAATGGGATGTGCCCGATCAGCGGCGCCAGCGCCAGCGCGCTCAACAGCAGCACGCCGGCGTGTACGAAGCTCGTGGCGCGGGTGATTCCGCCGCTCTTCACGCCCACACTGGTGCGCGCGATTGCCGCAGTGGCCGGCACCCCGCCAAAGAATGGAATGAGCATATTGCCGATGCCCTGGCCGATCAGCTCCTGGTTGCTATCGATCGGTTTGCCGGTCATGGTTGCGCCGACAGCACCGCAGAGCAGGCTCTCGATCCCGCCCAGCGCAGCGATCGAGATCGCCGCCGGCAGCAGGTCGGTTAGCGCGCCCCATGGGATCGCGGCGAGCGTTAGCCGCTCGCCGAGCACGATCGTGCGCGGGATCTCGCCGATCACCGGCACCTGCCAGCCGGCTACCAGCGCAGCGACCGAGGCAAGGATCATACCGAGCAACGAGCCGGGGATGTTGCTGTTGATGCGCGGGGTAATCAGCATAGCCGCGATCACAAGCGCAGCCAGCGCGAGCGTGTGCCAGTCGGGCACAACCAGATGCGTGAAGTAGTACAACAGCTTGGTGAGCGTACTTTCAGCCTTAGGCGTCTGCACACCCAGCACATTGTCGAGCTGGCCGATCGCAATGATCAGTGCGATGCCGCTGGTGAATCCGGTAATCACCGGCGAAGGGATGAACGAGATATAGCGGCCGAGCCGAAACACGCCCAGCAGCACCAGGAACATGCCGGCCATCAGCCCGGCCACCCACACACCCGGCAGGCCATAGCGCTGGGCCAGCACGATCAGCACCGCCGACATGGCACCGGTTGGGCCGCTGATCTGGTAGGCCGCGCCACCCAGGCCGGCGATCACAATGCCTGCCAGCACAGCAGTGACCATACCGGCGGCGGCGGT
The sequence above is drawn from the Candidatus Kouleothrix ribensis genome and encodes:
- a CDS encoding IS66 family transposase, producing the protein MTLLEEHTRLQADHAQLQTEHAELRALVVQLHAQLAAAQQRIAELEQQHTDPPPFVKSNRPKSAEPKPKRKKRAPHHNHGRKRMTPTRSVAHALERCPDCAYRLQGHSLDYAREVLELPEPQPIEVIEHRIIKRFCPHCKRWHSPKLDLDGVVLGQGRIGVRIASLIAYLRTTLRLPIRRIQAYLSSLHQLHLSTGEIVELLHQLRRTLQDELTQLKQAARASPILHGDETSWRENGQNGYIWAFSTPGDDAIRYYEYDHSRSQVVLKRILDGKFHGHLVSDFYGGYNAYAGKHQRCWTHLLRDLHALKAAHPQDTDVLAWAQSVRALYDQAHTWLDNHPEPSQAERECAYVALTSGSHQLGLQYARASTHACGALAKRLLRHEDELFQFVLIAGLSASNNLAERSIRPLVVCRKIVVARAARKEPRRAWGLPVYLRPGRRASSTPSMSASNGSRNWRPLLAKLLYPKSEQLRALP
- a CDS encoding NUDIX hydrolase, encoding MTLFPAAPESAQVPITRDFTATTFVVQHGCTLLLLHRKLGKWFPPGGHIDANELPDVAALREVREESGLEVELLSQGRAIGAIRMLPQPHCILLEDIAPGHQHIDLIYFAAVVGGSLVPSEREASAARWFSWDALADPQIADDIRELGRRAIECYRPGAQRLTAEPGL
- a CDS encoding STAS domain-containing protein, producing MESLRIPILKIGDVLIASIQTTLHDSSAVQFKDDLLQRIFETRARGLIVDLTAVEVVDSFIGRLISDIASMAGLMGTRVVITGLQPAVAITLVELGLELPQVLTALNLEKGLAALQRQIEESGDGAR
- a CDS encoding anti-sigma regulatory factor, with the translated sequence MAQGKAAVIRSDLDIVIARTLARDTAKTMGFGAIDQARIATAVSELARNIFLYAGTGIVTVREIERTGRKGIEIVCEDQGPGIANINVVMQDGYSTSRGMGMGLPGAKRLMDEFEIRSQEGIGTTITCRKWRM
- a CDS encoding SulP family inorganic anion transporter, encoding MIATFLRLPLVALYRREFAEYSWKIFQRDLLAGLTVGAVALPLALAFGVASGATAAAGMVTAVLAGIVIAGLGGAAYQISGPTGAMSAVLIVLAQRYGLPGVWVAGLMAGMFLVLLGVFRLGRYISFIPSPVITGFTSGIALIIAIGQLDNVLGVQTPKAESTLTKLLYYFTHLVVPDWHTLALAALVIAAMLITPRINSNIPGSLLGMILASVAALVAGWQVPVIGEIPRTIVLGERLTLAAIPWGALTDLLPAAISIAALGGIESLLCGAVGATMTGKPIDSNQELIGQGIGNMLIPFFGGVPATAAIARTSVGVKSGGITRATSFVHAGVLLLSALALAPLIGHIPLAALAGVLLVTAWRMNEWESIRFFARARLKHAITGMLVTMVATVALDLTQAILIGIAISALIYIRQSAGSVGVTDEAVDLERLRLIGHRLLNTDASIHIYYLTGPLFFGSVSTVLEALKNAGDWRTLIISMRGVPLIDAMGIQALEQIVEAQRHRGGQVCFSGIQPAVQDMFARTGLLERVGEANIYWSADQAIVALHGEAVPATGAPV